From the Actinomycetes bacterium genome, one window contains:
- a CDS encoding [protein-PII] uridylyltransferase codes for MASTRSEDLTPSAGTSPADYAARRRELLDQLPAPGAGGQQRRRGLAALTDSWLRQVFGAACRETGVPTTRVALVAVGGYGRGELSPGSDLDLLLLHADRDGLAGVAALADKVWYPVWDSGVKLDHSVRTFDEARRLASGDLAVLLGLLDARPVAGEPALAARLRSSVLADWRAGARRRLPELREMWDDRGARHGDLRHDLEPDLKEGRGGLRDLVSLRAVAASWVADRPHRDADEAVRVLADVRDALHRTTGRASNVLVQQEQEPVAALLGIDGPDDLLRVVGGAAASVTHAADVTWRRALQATRPQRSRFVRGRKPVLRLLGPGLAEHDGEAVLTAQADPRSDPLLVLRMAARAARAGLPLSASSVDRLAADGPLLPEPWPENARQLFVELLGAGPQLVPVWEALDQAGLGQRLLPEWALVRHRPQRNAVHRFSVDRHLLEAAVCAAPLVREVSRPDLLLVGAVLHDIGKGSETDGVDHSAAGAVLAERVATRMGYPPDDVRTLTRLVGSHLLLVEAATRRDLADPATAGTVAAEVGDHGSLELLAALTVADARATGPAAWSEWKAGLVDELVRRTGLQLGGAPPPPPPPLTPGQTRLVDQGRLEVLAEPDEAITWTVTVAAPDRTGLFFTIAGVLALHRLSVRSAQVRTEDGMALDVWTVVPDRDHDPRAVALRTDIGRALSGDLDVTQRLAARDASRRVPAVEPPAPRVDVVPGASESATVVEVRAADRPGLLYRLGRALALMGISVRGARVVTLGAEAVDVFYLQDGAGRPLDDGAAREVVRLLTDAAA; via the coding sequence GTGGCGTCGACGCGCTCTGAGGACCTGACCCCCTCGGCGGGGACCTCTCCCGCCGACTACGCCGCCCGGCGCCGCGAGCTGCTCGACCAGCTCCCGGCGCCGGGCGCGGGCGGCCAGCAGCGGCGGCGCGGCCTGGCCGCCCTGACCGACTCCTGGCTGCGGCAGGTCTTCGGCGCGGCCTGTCGCGAGACCGGCGTCCCGACCACCCGCGTCGCGCTGGTCGCGGTCGGCGGCTACGGCCGGGGAGAGCTGTCGCCGGGCAGCGACCTGGACCTGCTGCTGCTGCACGCCGACCGCGACGGCCTGGCCGGGGTCGCCGCCCTCGCCGACAAGGTCTGGTACCCGGTGTGGGACAGCGGGGTGAAGCTGGACCACAGCGTCCGCACCTTCGACGAGGCCCGGCGCCTGGCCAGCGGCGACCTGGCGGTCCTGCTCGGGCTGCTCGACGCCCGGCCGGTCGCGGGCGAGCCGGCGCTGGCGGCACGGCTGCGGTCCAGCGTCCTCGCCGACTGGCGGGCCGGGGCGCGGCGCCGGCTGCCGGAGCTGCGCGAGATGTGGGACGACCGCGGCGCGCGGCACGGCGACCTGCGCCACGACCTCGAGCCCGACCTCAAGGAGGGCCGGGGCGGGCTCCGGGACCTGGTGTCCCTCCGCGCGGTGGCCGCGTCGTGGGTCGCGGACCGGCCGCACCGCGACGCGGACGAGGCGGTCCGGGTCCTGGCCGACGTACGGGACGCGCTGCACCGCACCACCGGCCGCGCGAGCAACGTGCTCGTGCAGCAGGAGCAGGAGCCGGTCGCCGCCCTGCTCGGCATCGACGGCCCGGACGACCTGCTGCGCGTCGTCGGCGGCGCGGCCGCCTCCGTCACCCACGCGGCCGACGTCACCTGGCGGCGCGCGCTGCAGGCGACCCGGCCCCAGCGGTCGCGCTTCGTGCGTGGCCGCAAGCCGGTGCTGCGGCTGCTCGGCCCGGGGCTCGCCGAGCACGACGGCGAGGCCGTCCTGACCGCGCAGGCGGACCCGCGCTCCGACCCGTTGCTGGTGCTGCGGATGGCCGCGCGCGCGGCGCGTGCCGGGCTGCCGCTGTCGGCGAGCTCGGTGGACCGCCTGGCCGCCGACGGCCCACTGCTGCCCGAGCCGTGGCCGGAGAACGCCCGCCAGCTGTTCGTCGAGCTGCTGGGTGCCGGCCCGCAGCTGGTGCCGGTCTGGGAGGCGCTCGACCAGGCCGGGCTGGGGCAGCGGCTGCTGCCCGAGTGGGCCCTGGTGCGCCACCGGCCGCAGCGCAACGCGGTGCACCGCTTCAGCGTGGACCGCCACCTGCTCGAGGCAGCGGTGTGCGCGGCCCCCCTCGTTCGCGAGGTGTCGCGGCCCGACCTGCTGCTGGTCGGGGCCGTGCTGCACGACATCGGCAAGGGGTCGGAGACAGACGGCGTCGACCACAGCGCGGCCGGCGCCGTCCTCGCCGAGCGGGTCGCGACCCGGATGGGCTACCCGCCCGACGACGTCCGGACCCTGACCCGGCTCGTCGGATCGCACCTGCTGCTCGTCGAGGCTGCGACCCGGCGCGACCTGGCGGACCCGGCGACCGCCGGGACGGTGGCGGCGGAGGTCGGCGACCACGGCTCGCTCGAGCTGCTGGCCGCCCTGACCGTGGCGGACGCCCGGGCCACCGGGCCCGCTGCCTGGAGCGAGTGGAAGGCGGGACTCGTGGACGAGCTCGTGCGCCGGACCGGACTGCAGCTGGGCGGCGCACCGCCGCCCCCGCCGCCCCCGCTGACGCCGGGGCAGACCCGGCTGGTCGACCAGGGCCGGCTCGAGGTCCTGGCCGAGCCGGACGAGGCCATCACCTGGACGGTGACGGTCGCCGCCCCGGACCGGACCGGCCTGTTCTTCACCATCGCCGGCGTCCTGGCCCTGCACCGGCTGTCGGTCCGGTCGGCCCAGGTGCGCACCGAGGACGGAATGGCGCTGGACGTCTGGACGGTGGTGCCCGACCGCGACCACGACCCGCGGGCCGTCGCGCTGCGCACCGACATCGGCCGGGCGCTCAGCGGCGACCTGGACGTGACCCAGCGGCTCGCCGCACGGGACGCGAGCCGTCGGGTCCCGGCCGTGGAGCCACCGGCCCCGCGGGTCGACGTGGTGCCGGGCGCCTCCGAGTCCGCCACCGTGGTCGAGGTGCGCGCCGCGGACCGGCCGGGGCTGCTCTACCGGCTCGGCCGGGCACTGGCGCTGATGGGCATCAGCGTCCGCGGCGCCCGGGTCGTCACCCTGGGGGCCGAGGCGGTCGACGTGTTCTACCTGCAGGACGGCGCCGGCCGCCCGCTCGACGACGGCGCGGCGCGCGAGGTCGTCCGGCTGCTCACCGACGCCGCAGCCTGA
- a CDS encoding alpha/beta hydrolase: protein MTGAPVTGAIRELTVDGVRLAVREWGEPSGRPLLFWHPLGTVTSGAWLTELAPTLVGHGYHAVAVDGPGFGGSQAVDPAELRVDRLAALLWGVGDALGLDHPVVVGHSWGGVVALRAAAERPAEVAALVLLDSGHRDYADDPRTRPDQPLAERAAETESQLEVWPDLAALHADVEGVLRRPATDLLLAALTPAVRQRDDGSLVPVVSAETVAGARHGLVRERCSERWPVLAAAATPVLLLLADQPPELAAGNVADAERMRASLPQLEARVMTGWGHDLVGDGGPEVAEVVVEWLSDVRR, encoded by the coding sequence ATGACCGGCGCACCGGTCACCGGCGCCATCCGCGAGCTGACCGTCGACGGCGTGCGGCTGGCGGTCCGCGAGTGGGGCGAGCCGAGCGGCCGGCCGCTGCTGTTCTGGCACCCGCTCGGCACGGTGACGTCCGGCGCCTGGCTGACCGAGCTCGCCCCGACGCTGGTGGGGCACGGCTACCACGCGGTCGCCGTCGACGGCCCAGGGTTCGGCGGCTCCCAAGCGGTCGACCCGGCGGAGCTGCGCGTCGACCGGCTGGCCGCCCTCCTGTGGGGCGTCGGCGACGCCCTCGGGCTGGACCACCCGGTCGTCGTGGGCCACTCCTGGGGCGGGGTCGTCGCCCTGCGCGCCGCGGCGGAGCGGCCGGCCGAGGTCGCGGCGCTGGTGCTGCTCGACAGCGGCCACCGGGACTACGCCGACGACCCGCGCACCCGGCCGGACCAGCCACTGGCCGAGCGCGCGGCAGAGACCGAGAGCCAGCTCGAGGTGTGGCCGGACCTGGCAGCGCTGCACGCCGACGTCGAGGGAGTCCTCCGCCGCCCGGCGACCGACCTCCTGCTGGCCGCGCTGACGCCGGCCGTCCGGCAGCGGGACGACGGCTCCCTGGTCCCGGTCGTCTCGGCGGAGACGGTCGCCGGCGCCCGGCACGGCCTGGTGCGCGAGCGGTGCAGCGAGCGCTGGCCGGTCCTCGCCGCGGCGGCCACGCCGGTCCTCCTCCTGCTGGCCGACCAGCCGCCCGAGCTCGCGGCCGGCAACGTCGCCGACGCGGAGCGCATGCGCGCCTCGCTGCCCCAGCTCGAGGCGCGGGTGATGACCGGCTGGGGGCACGACCTGGTCGGCGACGGCGGGCCGGAGGTGGCGGAGGTCGTTGTGGAGTGGCTGTCGGACGTACGTCGCTGA
- a CDS encoding P-II family nitrogen regulator, whose product MKLVTAVIKPFKLDDVKSALESFGVHGITVTEASGYGRQKGHTEVYRGAEYTVDLVPKVRIEVLVDDADADDVIEVVVKSAQTGRIGDGKVWSSPVDTVVRVRTGDRGVDAL is encoded by the coding sequence ATGAAGCTCGTCACCGCAGTCATCAAGCCGTTCAAGCTCGACGACGTGAAGAGCGCGCTGGAGTCCTTCGGGGTCCACGGCATCACCGTGACCGAGGCCAGCGGCTACGGCCGGCAGAAGGGCCACACCGAGGTCTACCGGGGGGCGGAGTACACCGTCGACCTGGTGCCCAAGGTGCGCATCGAGGTGCTCGTCGACGACGCCGACGCCGACGACGTCATCGAGGTCGTGGTCAAGAGCGCGCAGACCGGCCGTATCGGCGACGGGAAAGTCTGGTCCTCCCCGGTCGACACGGTGGTCCGGGTGCGCACGGGTGACCGTGGCGTCGACGCGCTCTGA
- a CDS encoding SRPBCC family protein, translated as MPHVVVDLDSDVPAERVLAAATDFSERRPELWPNISRDFWRLHDRGESWAEATEGSPSVWARERYEWAGNRVVGTTQESNVWRPGGTWTLTAEPRDGGSHVRVVLDRRFKGRGWVFYPMVALFGRQMFERNLAKTLTVLRSSS; from the coding sequence GTGCCGCACGTCGTCGTCGACCTGGACTCCGATGTCCCGGCCGAACGTGTGCTGGCAGCTGCGACCGATTTCAGCGAGCGCCGGCCGGAGCTGTGGCCGAACATCTCCCGCGACTTCTGGCGCCTCCACGATCGTGGTGAGAGCTGGGCCGAGGCGACGGAGGGCAGCCCGTCCGTCTGGGCGCGGGAGCGCTACGAGTGGGCCGGTAACCGCGTCGTCGGGACCACGCAGGAGTCCAACGTGTGGCGTCCCGGTGGCACCTGGACGTTGACCGCCGAGCCGCGCGACGGCGGCAGTCACGTCCGGGTCGTCCTGGACCGACGCTTCAAGGGCAGAGGGTGGGTCTTCTACCCGATGGTTGCGCTCTTCGGGCGGCAGATGTTCGAGCGGAACCTCGCCAAGACGCTGACAGTCCTGCGCAGCTCGAGCTGA